A genome region from Thalassotalea euphylliae includes the following:
- a CDS encoding IS3 family transposase (programmed frameshift), which yields MTRTGKRNFTPEFRLEAAQLVVDQGYSVREAAEAMSVGKSTMDKWVRQLRNERKGITSKASPMTPEQCKIKELEKKIKRIELEKEILKKGYRSLDVGLDEQFKLIKRLKESYAEFTICQTFNVHRSSFKYWNKRSKKPNSKQLKEIAVVKQIHRESNGAAGSRTISTIAIDRGYDISRFRATGYMKRLGLVSCQLPKHRYRKVNQEHVAIPNHLNQQFDVVKPNQVWCGDVTYIWVGNRWAYLAVVIDLFARKPIGWAMSLSPDTALTSKALMMAYEMRGKPKGVMFHSDQGTHYTSRSYRQLLWRCQIKQSMSRRGNCWDNSPMERFFRSLKTEWIPTTGYRSFTEARAEITHYIVGYYSSVRPHHYNAGLTPNESEKRYWLEYKTVANLS from the exons ATGACAAGAACAGGCAAACGTAATTTCACACCAGAATTTCGGTTAGAAGCTGCTCAATTAGTTGTTGATCAAGGTTATTCCGTTCGAGAAGCAGCAGAAGCGATGAGCGTTGGTAAGTCGACAATGGATAAGTGGGTGCGTCAGCTTCGTAATGAACGCAAAGGCATCACCAGCAAAGCCAGCCCAATGACACCAGAGCAGTGTAAGATTAAAGAGCTTGAGAAAAAGATAAAACGCATTGAATTAGAAAAGGAAATTCTAAAAAAGG GCTACCGCTCTCTTGATGTCGGACTCGATGAACAATTTAAACTAATTAAACGACTCAAAGAGAGCTATGCGGAATTCACCATTTGCCAAACATTTAATGTTCATCGCAGTAGCTTTAAGTATTGGAATAAGCGCTCTAAGAAGCCGAATAGCAAGCAATTAAAAGAAATCGCTGTCGTTAAGCAAATCCACCGTGAAAGTAATGGCGCAGCGGGTTCTCGTACAATATCCACGATAGCGATAGACCGTGGCTATGATATTTCACGTTTCAGGGCGACAGGCTATATGAAACGTTTAGGCTTGGTGAGTTGCCAGTTACCGAAGCACCGTTATAGAAAAGTAAATCAAGAGCATGTGGCGATACCTAACCATCTCAATCAGCAGTTTGATGTGGTTAAGCCGAATCAGGTTTGGTGCGGTGATGTTACGTATATCTGGGTTGGCAATCGCTGGGCTTATTTAGCAGTTGTTATTGATTTATTTGCGAGAAAACCGATTGGTTGGGCAATGTCTCTATCGCCTGATACAGCATTGACGAGCAAAGCACTGATGATGGCTTATGAGATGCGTGGTAAGCCTAAAGGTGTGATGTTCCATAGCGACCAAGGGACGCATTACACCAGCCGAAGCTACCGTCAATTGCTATGGCGTTGTCAGATAAAGCAAAGCATGAGTCGCCGTGGTAATTGTTGGGATAATAGCCCGATGGAGCGATTCTTTAGAAGTTTAAAAACAGAATGGATACCCACAACGGGTTACCGTTCCTTTACTGAAGCTAGAGCTGAAATAACACACTATATTGTTGGTTATTACAGCTCAGTTAGGCCGCATCACTACAATGCTGGTTTAACCCCAAATGAGTCAGAGAAAAGATACTGGCTTGAATACAAAACCGTGGCCAATTTAAGTTGA
- a CDS encoding YggN family protein, producing the protein MNVKRPLIASALFMSTLFAHQAQAEHCNVNFNYGVIIEPNHVRILDNGQTYVQINNDNQLFVRGREILLEAQQTALISDFSKGIRSQVPEIVFIAIEGVEVGLKAVNKVIGGLTGENSASHRKLQEKFDDMQMRLRKKFNHSDKSYYIAPQDFDDFDEIFAGEFEQEIEEIVSESIGTILMAVGEAMANRDEETIEQRVSTFDDRLENMGEELKLEIGTRANQLEQKAEQFCQALSNLDKVETEMQVTISALQDFNLISSERYSHSE; encoded by the coding sequence TTGAACGTAAAACGTCCCCTTATTGCCTCAGCATTGTTTATGTCGACGCTATTCGCCCACCAAGCTCAGGCAGAGCACTGTAATGTTAATTTCAATTACGGTGTGATTATCGAACCCAATCACGTAAGAATCCTTGATAACGGCCAAACGTATGTGCAAATCAATAATGACAACCAATTGTTTGTGCGTGGTAGGGAAATTCTTTTAGAAGCGCAGCAAACAGCGCTAATCAGTGACTTTAGCAAGGGAATACGCAGCCAAGTACCTGAAATTGTCTTTATCGCCATAGAGGGCGTTGAAGTAGGTTTAAAAGCGGTAAACAAAGTTATTGGTGGCCTAACAGGAGAAAACAGTGCTTCACACCGCAAACTTCAAGAGAAGTTTGATGATATGCAAATGCGTTTGAGAAAGAAGTTCAACCATAGCGATAAAAGCTATTACATTGCCCCGCAGGACTTCGATGACTTTGATGAAATATTTGCTGGTGAATTTGAGCAAGAAATTGAAGAAATCGTTTCTGAGTCGATTGGTACCATATTAATGGCCGTAGGCGAAGCAATGGCAAACCGTGATGAAGAAACTATCGAGCAGCGAGTTAGCACTTTTGACGATAGGCTTGAGAATATGGGCGAAGAGTTGAAATTAGAAATCGGCACACGCGCAAATCAACTGGAGCAAAAAGCCGAACAGTTCTGTCAAGCCTTATCAAACCTAGACAAGGTTGAAACGGAAATGCAAGTCACGATTTCGGCACTACAAGACTTTAACCTGATCTCAAGTGAACGATACTCTCACAGCGAATAA
- a CDS encoding DUF342 domain-containing protein translates to MTKASLVANKKNNIDLVLAPVKDTELINEAFIKELINTSDYKPLFVNSANIKNAIAELNSVLKPLQDGQTGREIRYEILIRKDATINIQIDSEEMLAEAEITSAMGGAHLTAKAILDAAKAAGVKKGFSKAELIKVAHMAAKAEPGTIVKDAIAHGREAVNGRDARIKPLVQSAQDRILRPKEQDGGRVDMRDLGDIICVRIGEPLAKKIPLTEGIKGYTVTATPLLPEPGQDTSLIPGEGTVVSPKNENVLISTKVGLPKIIDNGMEVDEVYKINNVDVGTGHIDFQGSVIIDGDVCEGMRVSATGDITIGGFVESAQLTAGGDITIASGIIGKKQDLDGQDADIRDFRMSATIRAGGNLFAKYCQYADIQCTGNVRIENQLMHSLIDVGGVLWVGEEDKANGKLIGGLISASSSIHAGIVGATAGSKTLVNFDKPLAAFADKIAKVEANLAVEDEKTSELQAASKKLKKLPQEPKIKAMLQKVVTTYQFHAKRMGDILNEKEKMENQLQEFMASVYLEANEKLFQSVEFTVGDCMERTKREFPPSRMRYKDRKIIIDPIV, encoded by the coding sequence TATCAATGAAGCCTTCATTAAAGAGCTAATAAACACTTCTGACTATAAGCCACTTTTTGTAAACTCGGCAAACATAAAAAATGCAATTGCCGAGCTAAACTCAGTATTAAAACCGTTGCAAGATGGCCAAACGGGTCGAGAAATCCGTTATGAAATTCTGATTCGAAAAGACGCAACCATTAATATTCAAATCGACAGTGAGGAAATGTTGGCTGAGGCAGAGATTACCTCAGCCATGGGCGGCGCCCACTTAACTGCCAAAGCAATTTTGGATGCAGCAAAAGCTGCTGGCGTCAAAAAAGGCTTTAGTAAAGCAGAGCTAATTAAAGTTGCTCACATGGCCGCAAAAGCCGAACCTGGAACGATTGTCAAAGACGCTATTGCTCATGGCAGAGAGGCAGTAAATGGTCGAGACGCACGAATCAAGCCTTTAGTGCAAAGCGCACAAGATCGTATTTTACGTCCGAAAGAACAAGATGGTGGCCGCGTCGACATGCGCGATCTCGGTGACATTATTTGTGTGAGAATTGGCGAGCCATTAGCGAAGAAGATTCCACTCACAGAGGGAATCAAAGGTTACACGGTCACAGCGACTCCTCTGTTACCTGAACCAGGGCAAGACACCTCGCTAATTCCTGGCGAAGGCACTGTCGTTAGTCCTAAGAATGAAAACGTGCTTATTTCAACCAAAGTTGGCCTACCCAAGATTATTGATAACGGCATGGAAGTTGACGAAGTTTACAAAATAAACAATGTCGATGTCGGTACTGGTCATATTGATTTCCAAGGGAGTGTTATTATCGATGGTGATGTCTGTGAAGGTATGAGAGTTTCTGCAACAGGCGATATTACCATTGGCGGCTTTGTTGAATCTGCACAATTAACCGCAGGCGGTGATATCACTATCGCAAGCGGTATCATCGGCAAAAAACAGGATCTTGATGGTCAAGATGCCGACATTCGAGACTTTAGAATGAGCGCAACAATTCGCGCTGGTGGGAATTTGTTTGCCAAGTATTGCCAGTATGCAGATATACAATGCACAGGTAATGTCCGAATTGAAAACCAGCTAATGCATAGTTTGATTGATGTTGGTGGCGTGCTATGGGTAGGTGAAGAAGATAAAGCAAATGGCAAACTTATTGGTGGCTTAATTAGCGCATCATCATCTATTCATGCAGGAATTGTTGGCGCGACTGCTGGTAGCAAAACGTTAGTCAATTTCGACAAACCACTTGCGGCTTTCGCAGATAAAATTGCCAAAGTCGAAGCAAACTTAGCTGTTGAAGATGAAAAAACATCAGAGCTACAAGCAGCCAGTAAAAAGCTCAAAAAATTACCACAAGAGCCGAAAATCAAAGCCATGCTGCAAAAAGTTGTTACGACTTATCAGTTTCATGCGAAGCGAATGGGTGACATACTTAATGAAAAGGAAAAGATGGAAAATCAGCTACAGGAGTTTATGGCTTCTGTTTACTTAGAAGCTAACGAAAAACTTTTTCAAAGTGTAGAGTTTACCGTTGGCGACTGCATGGAGCGCACCAAACGAGAATTTCCGCCAAGTAGAATGCGCTACAAGGATCGTAAAATTATCATCGACCCTATCGTGTAA
- a CDS encoding ExbD/TolR family protein, which produces MSKRRRDVQEHEADVDMTPMLDIVFILLIFFIVTTSFVKELGLEVTKPKSNKTPANANPTIVVSISDSGVVNFNGKLVDIERLPARIENFLAENSTTTAIVIPSAETRHADVVSVIDQIKTFDELTIAFGKTRL; this is translated from the coding sequence ATGAGTAAAAGAAGACGCGACGTTCAAGAACACGAAGCAGATGTTGATATGACGCCGATGCTGGACATAGTGTTTATCTTGTTGATCTTTTTTATAGTAACGACATCCTTTGTAAAAGAACTCGGTTTAGAAGTTACTAAGCCAAAATCAAATAAAACGCCTGCTAACGCCAACCCCACAATTGTTGTAAGCATTTCGGACTCTGGCGTCGTTAACTTTAATGGAAAGTTGGTTGATATCGAGCGGCTACCAGCCCGCATTGAGAACTTTCTTGCAGAGAATTCAACAACTACCGCCATTGTCATCCCATCAGCAGAGACAAGACACGCTGATGTCGTTAGTGTAATTGATCAGATTAAGACATTTGATGAGCTTACTATCGCTTTTGGTAAGACTCGGCTTTAA
- a CDS encoding FlgO family outer membrane protein, whose product MKNWLLAACIPLLASCSMNSEQDFYSVSHQKMDEIDSFDLPKHAINDVVRGLAYQMLEHSSFVSPKTPIAVTSFVNLEDLESTNWLGNQLSENFVHELQRHGMVVIDYKTTGHIRVTKDGDYVFSRDWKELPERQIIDYVVTGTMMEQETGILVNARMIGMQSRVVVASAQSFIPKWVIGDEVYRDENVRLKDGMIIRTSENLAEEARAVRIQQ is encoded by the coding sequence ATGAAAAATTGGCTATTAGCAGCCTGTATTCCTTTACTGGCCTCGTGCTCAATGAATAGTGAGCAAGATTTTTACAGTGTCAGCCATCAGAAAATGGATGAGATAGACAGTTTTGATCTACCCAAGCATGCCATTAATGATGTGGTGAGAGGGCTGGCGTATCAAATGCTGGAGCATAGCTCCTTTGTTTCACCAAAAACTCCAATCGCAGTTACTTCATTTGTTAATTTGGAAGACTTAGAGTCGACTAACTGGCTGGGTAATCAACTATCAGAGAACTTCGTTCATGAGCTGCAACGCCATGGCATGGTAGTGATTGATTACAAAACAACAGGGCATATCCGAGTAACAAAAGATGGCGATTATGTTTTTAGTCGCGACTGGAAAGAGTTACCTGAGCGACAAATTATTGACTACGTAGTAACCGGAACCATGATGGAGCAAGAAACAGGTATATTAGTTAATGCTCGAATGATCGGTATGCAATCTCGTGTTGTTGTCGCCAGTGCTCAATCATTTATACCAAAATGGGTGATCGGTGATGAAGTTTATCGCGATGAAAATGTGCGGTTGAAAGATGGCATGATAATTCGTACCAGTGAGAACTTGGCTGAAGAGGCCCGCGCTGTTCGAATACAGCAATAG
- a CDS encoding LPP20 family lipoprotein: MKLINIALALVVAVTVSACTSIYDKHVQWQPVKPEVFPVVTAVGYAPISLQKSEHETQRMLMAIKASKLAAYAELAEQVYGQQVASNMTMGDLLIENHQLKASVHGVIRGAKVIKSYPVGDTYATELSIDFKDVYDIYIASTRKQEIKDVTYY; encoded by the coding sequence ATGAAACTTATCAATATTGCGTTGGCGCTAGTTGTAGCTGTTACCGTTTCTGCTTGTACATCCATTTATGATAAGCATGTGCAGTGGCAACCAGTGAAGCCAGAGGTCTTTCCTGTTGTCACCGCTGTTGGCTATGCGCCAATCAGTTTGCAAAAGTCAGAGCATGAAACACAACGTATGCTAATGGCAATTAAAGCATCAAAACTTGCCGCTTATGCGGAATTGGCTGAACAGGTATATGGTCAACAAGTTGCCTCTAATATGACCATGGGTGACTTACTTATCGAAAATCACCAACTTAAAGCATCAGTTCATGGTGTTATCCGGGGAGCTAAAGTTATAAAGAGTTATCCAGTGGGTGATACGTACGCAACTGAGCTAAGCATCGACTTTAAAGATGTTTATGACATATATATAGCATCTACGAGAAAACAAGAAATAAAAGACGTTACCTATTACTAG